TGGATATCCATTTGGTTAAATTGGCAACTACTTAACATTTCTTCTTCATACCGCTTTCCATAGGTATAGAATTTTGCGTCGCCCGAATGGCTTGATGTAGTGCTTACCTTCCAGCAAAACACTTTCGTTAAGTTGTGCCGTGGTTGACGTTATTTTGTCTGGCGTAGACGGCGGCGGTAATTCATTGGATATGTTAACTGGGTTAATAGATAAATCGCTGGGTGGCTTTCGTTGCGGTCTTGCATAGATAAGAGTGGTACAACAAGTAAAATGAGAAGACGGTCTCAGTGCCGTCTTTTTTTTTCGTTATAATCTAGGGTCGGTTTTCCCTTGCAGTCGTTATTGTGTCGTACTGTTTAAATAGGGCGGAATGAGAGGCAGCGATCGGCACGTGGTGTCAGGCTAGCACCTCGATAGTGACTTGAAGGAATAAGAAAATGTTGAAATTATCTTCGAAAAGTAGGGCATTTATTTTAGCTCTCAGTGCAAGCTTGGTACTCACCGCCTGCGGTGGGTCTAGTAGCAGCGGCGGTGGAAATTCAAATACTGTTGCTGATGGTGGTTCAAACGGCGGTGCTGATGGTGGTACGGACGGCGGTACAGATGGTGGCACGGATGGTGGTGATGAAGTTGCTAGCTATCGTGGTATTGAAGGACCCTTGGACGCTGTTCAGCAGCCCTTGTCTGAACAGGTTTTTGGTGGTTTAGCGTCTGCTGCTGAAGGCACGCCTCTTCAGGCGAGCTTCAGTTGCCTTGATCAAGTCGTTGCCCAAGATACCCTTGATATTCTTGACGCAGTGTTGGCGGCGGTTAATGCTGAATCTGCGTCTGATCCAGAGCAGGCATTTTCGGCGGCGGCAGAAAATGTGCAGTTAGCTAGTAATGAACTGTTGGCAGACTTACCTGGTTTGCTTATGTCTTTGGTTGGGCAAGGTGACTGCGACGGTGCAGCTGCGCCGGGTGGTGAAAACCCACTTGCAGGGACTCCACTAGCACCGCTAGGGGAGGCTTTGGCGCCGATATTAAATGCAGGAGGCTCTGGGGGTGACGCTGGCGGAGACGACGGTACACTAGATTTAACGGCGTTGATGGTACTTACTGGTCAATTACGTGATGCTTTTGATGAAGGTTTGAGTAATTTGCCGGCTGAAGTGATGGACGCTCCAGTACTAGGTGGCGCCTTAACTACCCTTAAAATGGCCTTTACTGACCTAGATAATACGGTCGTCGCAATCGACAGTGGTAATGGCGTGTTGACAGCATTCCGTGTTTCTCAGACCGTAGAGAATCTTCTGAAAAATGTGTTAACGGGCATTGTTCCGATTACTTTTATTGAAGAGCAATCTGGACAGCAAGGTGTGGTGTCAGAGCAAATTAACAGTGGCGTCGAGGCCTTAAGTGAGCAATTACTTGGCGGCTTGGCCGCGGTGTTGGCGCCGACGTTTGATCAACTATTTGGTGGCGCTGCATCACAGCTATTTTCTGGTGTGAATACTATTCTGACTCCGATTGGTGAAGCGTTAAGCGGCAGTGCTGGTGGCGATGATGGCGGTGCTGCTGGACCAACTGGTACTCCGCTTGATGCACTACTTGCTCCTTTAGAGGCGTTTGCTGGTATGTTGCAAGGTGGTGGTGCCGGTGGTGGCGAAGGTGGTTTGACCGGAACGCCTTTAGACCTGTTGCTAGATCCGCTGGCGTCGGCATTAGGTGGCGGTGGGGCGTGCCCTCTTGCCGGTACACCGTTAGATCCCCTGTGTGCGGTCGTTACTCAATTCCAGGCTGCAACCGCCCAGCAGCCTAGTGCTAATCCGCTCGATATACTTACTGACACAGTCACAGGTCTTCTTGGTGGATTGATCCCTAAGGGCTAGATACATACCTTGGATGGTATGGATATTAGTTCTTTATTAAGAACGCTAGAAAGGTGGCTTGCAGAACATTTAGGTTGGCCTTAAATCACGCTTATATTGATGCGGCCTTGTTGGACTGTAATAACCAGCAAGGTTTAATTGCACTAAGTATTAAAAGAGACAATTTTCTCAAAGACTTGAGGTGAGGGTGGTGTTTCACTGTCGTATGCAATTCGTGGTTAAACTTTGGCTACAAATTAACAGCTTAGGCGTTCGGCGTTATTATGATAATGGAGTGTGGTGCGATATAAGCGCCTGTCGTTGACCGAAGGTCGATTGGTAGAGTTTGGAGTTTTACTAGATCACGCTTTGTGCGCAGGATGGGCACAGAGGTCCAAAACCGACAGGCGAAAAAAAACGGCAAGCCAGTAAGTAACTGATTTGCCGTTCTTTAATATGGTAGCGGGGGCAGGATTCGAACCTACGACCTTCGGGTTATGAGCCCGACGAGCTACCAGACTGCTCCACCCCGCAACTGATCTGCTGTCGTTTTCTCTATGACAGGGCGCGCATTATAGGGGCGGAAATTGAGTAATGCAACTGCTTCTCGAAGATAAAACAAAATAAGCACTTTTTTATTGGTCTGCACAGAAAAGCACTGTGTTTATAGCGTTTGTGCGATAGCTGTTTAGTTTGTTGCTCGTTTAGGGCTGGTGATTTTTGGAGTTCGAAAAAGGAATCACTACTTCATCGCCTCAGTTTCGCTTACTACCGGGCGGTCAGTTCTACTGCCGCGCATTATATCGCTGTCTGGCGTGTCGGTGCCGTTGTAGTGTGCGAGCATCACGTGGTCGTCGTGGACCTCTACTAGCACGCCAACAAAGGGCATATCCATCATTGAGCCTGCCACTCGGTAGCTCACAAGGTCGCCTGGCTTAAATGTCTGGGGGTCAAAATTTAGGTCGAAGGGGCACTTCTCGCCGTCTGCACCGCTCATATCCATCATGGTTTGTCGCCTCTATTATTAGGTTGTGCTTCTTAGTGCTTGGGCGTGAGTGTAGCAATTTTATAATTTCTAAACAGTAGCACTGCCCGTGGCGTTCGCATTCTAGACGATGATAGCTGCTTGGCTGTTGAGTTTTTGACGCTGTAAATATTGGCGTCATCAGGCTAATCTGTGTTCTTAAATCGAATTAAGGGATGCAACATAGCAATGAGAATTCTGCGCTCCATTATCTATGTATTGATTGTGTTAATGGCGACACCGTTTTTATTGGTGCATTACGGTCCATCAGGGGTGGCCACAACATCGAAGGTGGCCCTTAACGCTTTGTTTGGATATGGCGGCGATGAGCCTAGTGCGGATATAGTTCGTCAGCAACTGGATGTCGCTGATGGCTTTCGATTGGATTTGTACGCGACCGGTCTCGGCAAAATTAGATTCATGTACGCGACCGAGGCCGGAGATATTTTGGTCAGTCGTCCGCGTAGTGGCGAGGTGCTGATATTGAAGGCAGACGCCAATCGTGATGGATCGCCAGACGACGTCAGCGTACTGTTAAGTGATCTCACGCGTCCACACGGCATAGATTACCTCAATGGCTGGCTGTACGTCGCCGAGTCTAATGCGGTGGGAAGAATTGCGTTTGATGCGGTGTCTGGCAGGGTTAGCGGCGTCTACACGAGGGTGGTCACGGGACTCGGTGATAAGGGTAATCACTGGACTAAGACGTTGCGGGCGGGTTCAGATGGCTGGTTATATTTGAGTTCGGGATCAACCTGTAATGTATGCGAGGAGGAGGACCCACAGCGCGCAAGCGTTATGCGTTTCAAGCCTGATGGCAGCGAGCTAAGCATTTACGCCACCGGTTTGCGAAATAGCGTCGGTTTGGATTGGGCGCCGTGGAGCAATGAGTTGTTCGGCACGGATAATGGCCGCGATTTACTGGGTGATGACTTTCCACCCTGCGAGCTGAACAATATTGTAGAGGGCGGCTTTTACGGCTGGCCTTATATAAATACATCGACACTTGACCCTGATTACGGTGACAAGCTACCCAAAGATTCGCCAGAGAACCTGTTGCCGGCACACGAGTTTAAGGCCCATAACGCGCCCTTGGGCATTCGCTTCTTGCGACACAGCGCCGTTGCCGGTTTTGAGCGCAGTGCCTTGGTGGCCTTGCATGGCTCGTGGAATCGGAGTGTGCCAGATGGGTACAAAGTGGTGGTGCTCAAGTGGCAGCCCGACGGGACTATAATAGAGAGCGATTTCGTTAGCGGCTTTTTGCAAAACGGGAACTTATTGGGTCGGCCTGTTGACGTGACTGAGGCTAGAGATGGCACAATTTATATCTCAGATGATTACTCGGGCTCAATTTACCGCGTTCTTCCTGATGATGGACTTGAGTCATCATTTACTTTACCGGCCGCCGTCCAGCAGGTAGATGCCGACGTGGGTGTTCTCGATGGCTACGATGAACAAAAGCGCGCCAGTTTGGCGGCGCAGGGCGCACAGCTTTATCAGCAATTTAATTGTGCGGCCTGCCATCAGCCGGCCTCGCGGATGGCGCTTAAGACCTTAGGCGAACGTTACAATGCAGCTAGTTTGGCGGATTTCTTTAGCGCGCCGACACCGCCGATGCCGGCTTTTCCGCTGAGTGCAGAGCAGCGTGAAGCAATGGCGGTGTATTTGTTTGACCAAGAGTTAAAGGCTGCGCACTGACTGGGTGCGACTCACTCCTTGTTTAGGTCGGCTTCTGCGCGTCTAACCAGTTGTTGTAAGTCACTGCGTTTGTCGAACATGCGGTCGGTGTACATATTTAATAAGCCGCGCAGCGCCGAGATCGGCGCCCAGCGGCGGGGGACGATAATACGCGGCGCGCGCTTAGATAAACCCTGTATTACTGCAGTGGCGACAGTTTCTGGGGTGATTAAACGTCGCAATGAGCGTGGAAATGCCGTCTCGACTAATTCTGAAGCCGTGGCATTGGCGCCAAAGGCAATGCGGGTCATAGGCGTTTTTATCCACCCCGGGTACAGCACGCTGGCGGTGGTGCCGGTGCCAGCCAGTTCGGCGCGCAAACTGCGACCAAAGCTTTCCACACCGGCTTTAGACATAGCGTAAGGGGCGTTAATGACGCCATTGCCAAAGGCGTAGACAGAGGAGGTCACTAATATTTGGCCATTGGCTTTGATGATTTCTGGCAGTGCGGCGCGAACTGTCCGCCAAACGCCGAGCAAGTCAATTTCGATAATGCGTTCAAATTCGGCTTCGTCGGCGGTGGCAATGGTTTTGGGTGTTTGCCAGGCCACGCCAGCATTGGCAAATACGATGTCGAGGCGACCAAATTTTTCTATGCTATTGGCAATCACTATTTTTGTTGCGCTCATATCTGTGACGTCTAGTGTTTGGCTTAGTACTCTTGCCGGATCGAAATCTTTAGCGATCTTTTCAAGTGCGTCGGCGCCAAGGTCGGTCAGCACTAAGTTTGCACCGTGGCGATAAAATTCCTTTGCGCAGGCTGCGCCAATACCGCCTGCGGCGCCGGTAATAAAAACCACTTTGCCGGTGAAATCGAAGTTCGTCATGATAATGTCCAGTCGTTTTTTATTGGTATGTTGTCGTTATTTATCGTTTGCGAAGCTCATGGCTTTGCGCACATTTTTGTCTTTAAAGCCGATACCTTCGATGAGCTTACGAAATAGTCCGGGCGCGCGTGCAATGATATCGTTTATGCTCGGCACGGTGACAATCTCGGTGCGGTTTTCAATAGCTGCAATGGCGGCGTCTACGACCTCATTAATAGTCACAGTTTTAAAGGGGAATTCTTTGTGTTCTCCCCACAGTGCGTTGCCAGCGTTGTTGTCTGAAATATTCTGCAGCAAGGGTGTCTTGAAAAAAGTTGGATGCAGGCTGCCGACGCTAACACCGTATTGACGAAGCTCGAGGCGTACGCTGTTGCAAAGCGCCCAAACTCCGGCCTTACTGGCGGTGTAAGAGGCTTGCAGGGGTGAGTGGACAAAAGCGGCCATGGACGATATAGCCAAGAGGTAGCCGCCACTCGCTTTGACGTGTGGCAGTGCCGCGCGAAAGGTGCGCCACACACCATTTAAGTTTATATCGATAACCCGCTCGAAACTGTCGTCGCCGTCGGCGGTGAGTGGCTCTATTAAGTCGATACCTGCGTTGGCTATTACTACGTCGATGCCGCCAAAATAGTCGGCGGCGGCGTTTATTGCGTCTCGCAAGCTGTCAGTATCACAGACATTGGCATGCCAGCTTTTCGCCCTATATGCGTCGGGGTAATGCTCAAGCTGTGCCGCGAGGGCCGCGTCGTCTATATCGAGTAATGCTAGCTTTGCGCCGCGTTCGTAAAGCGCCTTGCACAACGCTGCTCCAAAGCCGCCACTGGCGCCGGTAATGGCGATGACTTTGTTTTTTAAGTGATATTTGCTCATAGTTTTAGTGCCCGCGCGTTTTGCAGGGCGTTGGCATAGAATTCTAATTGGTCTGCAATGCCTATATCGAAGTCCTTGCCGGTATAAATATCAAAATGACCAATGTCGTATTGTTTAAGTGTGGCGGTGTTGGGCATACGCTCAGCCATTTTAATAGCGGCCTTAGCCGGTGCCACGGTGTCTTTATTGCAGACTTGGAGTAAGGCCGGGCAGCGTATTTTCTTGGCGTTGCTGATGGGCCTATACAGCGACAAAACCAGCACGGTGCGCGCGCTCATTTCATTTCGCCAGCTGGGGTCGGTGATGGCATGATAGCCACTAAAGGCGTCGCTACTACTCATTGCTGCAAGTTCCCCCGGTTTAGCAATAAGGGGAATATAAAATGGGCTCATTCCCAGCGTGCCGCGTACTTGATCGATAAGGCCGCAGCTACTGAGTTTGGCCAAGTGAACGGGACCGGCGTAGTTCAAAATTTCTAGGCTGGCGGCGCGACCGTCAACCATGGGTCCCTGTGCAGAAACCGCCACCAAGCGGCTATCTTCTGCTGCAATACTAAGAACATGACCGCCTGAAAATGACGTGCCCCATAAAATAATTTGCTCGGGATTGACACCTTCTAATTGGCGCGCAAACGCGATAGCTGCGCGCCAGTCAGCTAGTTGATAATCCACTTTTAATAGTTGGCGGGGCTGGCCGTCACTGTCGCCAAAGTGGCGATAATCAAAGACTAAGACATGATAGCCTGCTGCGGAAAACCGTTCAGCGTATGGGCTAAGACCGCACTCGCGGGTGCCACCTAAGCCGTGGGCCATTACAATGCAGGGGTTTGTAGGGTGCTCAGATTGACTCAGATAATGCCATGCGCTGCAGCGTGTGCCATCACTGTCAAAGGCGACATCAAGCCTAGTGGGTGTCGTCATATTACCTCTCCATAACTTATTATTTGTAGCGTTCGCATGCTGTTATTTTATTATCGCGCGGCGCAGCAATGCGGCGCAATAATCATCCTGTAGCTCGTCTGCTGTGCTGCCTATACCGCAGGTGTTGTCCCAGAGTATCTCGCAGCGCGCGCGGCTTTAATATAGTTCGGAGCTGCAATACCTTTCGAGGAGCTGATTTTACCCATGCTTGTTCAATTTTACGCCAGAACATGCGGGGCGATATGGCATCACAAAAGATTCAAGCGACTCATATTGCAGACAGGTGATATTGCCTACGAGGCTTGCATAGCATCGTGCTACTCGGCTGTCTGCATGTTCTTGTTTTTTGTGCTGATCGCTTGGAGTCTACATTCCAAAGCTATCAATTATGCCGATAAGCTCTTATGTCCTTTTTTTGAGCGACAGCTCTTTGGGTCGGCGGAGATCTGTATGAAGTGATACTGCGTAACAACAAGGTCGATAATTTATCACAATGGAATATAAAAATGGCGTACACAATTGAAACATCCCTGCCGGAAACGGAAACCAGCCTAGCCTTGTTAAAGGTGCTTGCAGAGAACAGCTTTGACTCGATCTTAGTTACTGATGCAAGCGCTAAAGGGAAAATTATCTATGCCAACAAAGCTTTCAAAAAGCTAACTGGTCATGACCCATCAGAAGTCATTGGGGAAACGCCGCGCATTCTTCAGGGCGCGGCTACCGATAAAAAAGTGATAGATCGCCTTACTAGCGCCTTGAAGTCGGGTAAGAAATTTGAAGGAAAGGCGATTAATTACAAAAAAGACGGCACGCCATTCATCATGTATTGGCGAGTACTTCCCATTAAAGTTGGTAAGAAGATCGAAGCCTGGATTGCGATTCAACGGGAAGGCTCGGTTATTTAATATCTTCGCCACAAAGCTCAGTGCGGCCTTCGCATTGAGTTTGCTATTTTTTTAGCAGCCGGGCTGGCTGCCTACAAATCCTATGACTGCCTCTGTTTCTATATCGTATTTATAGTAGCCAAGTATGATCAGGCTGCCAGTGAGTCACCCGCCGAACCGCAGTATCAGTCTTTTGATAGCGCTAGCTTGATTGCGTTTATAATATCCGTTGCTGCATCGCATTGCCGGGGAAGAGTATCGCGGCAATATTGACTCACCAGCCAGCAGAAAGGATAGTGGTTGGCGCGTTTTGTTATTTGCTTGCATGAGTACGCAAATAACTGTGTATTAAATGGTTCTCGTTTCGCGAAGCAAAGTGAATGATGTCGCAAGTATTGTAGTAAAAATAATTAGGCGATTCTGATGAAGATCCACCAAGTCAAAACGCGGCTGTCTAATAGCTATGTTATTGAAGACATTCGCGACGGCGAACCGCAACTGTTAGTGATTGATGTGGCGGTAGCCTGTCACCGCT
This window of the Zhongshania sp. R06B22 genome carries:
- a CDS encoding PQQ-dependent sugar dehydrogenase, whose product is MRILRSIIYVLIVLMATPFLLVHYGPSGVATTSKVALNALFGYGGDEPSADIVRQQLDVADGFRLDLYATGLGKIRFMYATEAGDILVSRPRSGEVLILKADANRDGSPDDVSVLLSDLTRPHGIDYLNGWLYVAESNAVGRIAFDAVSGRVSGVYTRVVTGLGDKGNHWTKTLRAGSDGWLYLSSGSTCNVCEEEDPQRASVMRFKPDGSELSIYATGLRNSVGLDWAPWSNELFGTDNGRDLLGDDFPPCELNNIVEGGFYGWPYINTSTLDPDYGDKLPKDSPENLLPAHEFKAHNAPLGIRFLRHSAVAGFERSALVALHGSWNRSVPDGYKVVVLKWQPDGTIIESDFVSGFLQNGNLLGRPVDVTEARDGTIYISDDYSGSIYRVLPDDGLESSFTLPAAVQQVDADVGVLDGYDEQKRASLAAQGAQLYQQFNCAACHQPASRMALKTLGERYNAASLADFFSAPTPPMPAFPLSAEQREAMAVYLFDQELKAAH
- a CDS encoding SDR family NAD(P)-dependent oxidoreductase; the encoded protein is MTNFDFTGKVVFITGAAGGIGAACAKEFYRHGANLVLTDLGADALEKIAKDFDPARVLSQTLDVTDMSATKIVIANSIEKFGRLDIVFANAGVAWQTPKTIATADEAEFERIIEIDLLGVWRTVRAALPEIIKANGQILVTSSVYAFGNGVINAPYAMSKAGVESFGRSLRAELAGTGTTASVLYPGWIKTPMTRIAFGANATASELVETAFPRSLRRLITPETVATAVIQGLSKRAPRIIVPRRWAPISALRGLLNMYTDRMFDKRSDLQQLVRRAEADLNKE
- a CDS encoding SDR family NAD(P)-dependent oxidoreductase, whose product is MSKYHLKNKVIAITGASGGFGAALCKALYERGAKLALLDIDDAALAAQLEHYPDAYRAKSWHANVCDTDSLRDAINAAADYFGGIDVVIANAGIDLIEPLTADGDDSFERVIDINLNGVWRTFRAALPHVKASGGYLLAISSMAAFVHSPLQASYTASKAGVWALCNSVRLELRQYGVSVGSLHPTFFKTPLLQNISDNNAGNALWGEHKEFPFKTVTINEVVDAAIAAIENRTEIVTVPSINDIIARAPGLFRKLIEGIGFKDKNVRKAMSFANDK
- a CDS encoding alpha/beta hydrolase, translated to MTTPTRLDVAFDSDGTRCSAWHYLSQSEHPTNPCIVMAHGLGGTRECGLSPYAERFSAAGYHVLVFDYRHFGDSDGQPRQLLKVDYQLADWRAAIAFARQLEGVNPEQIILWGTSFSGGHVLSIAAEDSRLVAVSAQGPMVDGRAASLEILNYAGPVHLAKLSSCGLIDQVRGTLGMSPFYIPLIAKPGELAAMSSSDAFSGYHAITDPSWRNEMSARTVLVLSLYRPISNAKKIRCPALLQVCNKDTVAPAKAAIKMAERMPNTATLKQYDIGHFDIYTGKDFDIGIADQLEFYANALQNARALKL
- a CDS encoding PAS domain-containing protein, which translates into the protein MAYTIETSLPETETSLALLKVLAENSFDSILVTDASAKGKIIYANKAFKKLTGHDPSEVIGETPRILQGAATDKKVIDRLTSALKSGKKFEGKAINYKKDGTPFIMYWRVLPIKVGKKIEAWIAIQREGSVI